A stretch of the Dyella telluris genome encodes the following:
- a CDS encoding TraB/GumN family protein: MTQTDIADSLPPVLRDQPIERVTRDGVEYVVLGTAHVSRTSVEAVDALLAHEHFDAVAVELCDSRAQGMRDPEAFKQMDLFQVIRQGKAGMVAASLVLSSFQRRLAEQYGIEPGAEMKAGMDGAEQRALPVWLVDREVGTTLRRAWHSVGFWQRFGLMGGLIASVFERQDIEETEIEKLKQGDMLESAFSEFATNSAPLYRALIAERDAYMAARLREQATQAGFGEGRRVLVVIGAGHLKGLCEQLRTQQGDPSTEAAALAAAPPKARWPKWLAIGLVLAVFVAIGFAFHRNTSLGTAALRDWVLYTGGFSAIGAIIAGAHPLSVIAAFIAGPIKPFRPGIPSGGISAMVEAWVRRPRVADFETLRDDIGHWRGWWRNRVARTLLNFFLVCFGTIIGEYTAGIHIFKSLIGG, translated from the coding sequence ATGACCCAGACCGACATCGCCGACTCCCTGCCGCCCGTGCTGCGCGACCAGCCCATCGAACGTGTGACGCGCGATGGCGTGGAGTACGTCGTGCTGGGCACGGCGCACGTTTCGCGCACCAGCGTGGAAGCAGTGGACGCCCTGCTGGCGCACGAGCACTTCGATGCGGTTGCCGTAGAGCTTTGCGACAGCCGGGCGCAAGGCATGCGCGATCCTGAGGCCTTCAAACAGATGGATCTGTTCCAGGTCATCCGCCAGGGCAAGGCCGGCATGGTCGCAGCGAGCCTGGTGTTGTCGTCGTTCCAGCGGCGACTGGCAGAACAATACGGTATCGAGCCCGGCGCGGAGATGAAGGCCGGCATGGACGGTGCCGAACAGCGTGCCCTGCCGGTCTGGCTGGTCGATCGCGAAGTCGGCACCACCTTGCGTCGCGCGTGGCACAGCGTCGGCTTCTGGCAGCGCTTCGGCCTGATGGGCGGACTGATCGCCAGCGTGTTCGAACGCCAGGACATCGAAGAAACCGAGATCGAAAAGCTCAAGCAAGGCGACATGCTGGAAAGCGCCTTCAGCGAGTTCGCCACCAATTCCGCGCCGCTGTATCGCGCCCTGATCGCCGAGCGCGACGCCTACATGGCTGCGCGCCTGCGCGAACAGGCGACGCAGGCCGGTTTCGGTGAAGGACGCCGCGTACTGGTGGTGATCGGTGCAGGCCACTTGAAGGGATTGTGCGAGCAGTTGCGCACGCAGCAGGGCGACCCCTCGACCGAAGCTGCCGCGCTGGCTGCTGCCCCGCCCAAGGCACGCTGGCCGAAGTGGCTTGCCATCGGCCTGGTGTTGGCCGTGTTCGTGGCCATCGGCTTCGCGTTCCATCGCAATACGTCGCTGGGCACGGCAGCGCTGCGCGACTGGGTTCTCTACACGGGCGGCTTCTCCGCGATTGGCGCGATCATCGCCGGCGCGCATCCGCTGAGCGTCATCGCCGCTTTTATTGCCGGCCCCATCAAGCCCTTCCGACCGGGCATTCCCTCCGGTGGCATCAGCGCCATGGTGGAAGCCTGGGTGCGCCGTCCACGTGTGGCGGATTTCGAAACCCTGCGCGATGACATTGGCCACTGGCGTGGCTGGTGGCGCAATCGCGTGGCACGCACGCTGCTCAACTTCTTCCTGGTCTGCTTCGGCACGATCATCGGCGAGTACACCGCCGGCATTCATATTTTCAAGAGCCTGATCGGCGGCTGA
- a CDS encoding carbon-nitrogen hydrolase, with protein sequence MTRKTLKVALLQETDRGSRDANLDAIEAGLREAAAKGVELVLLQELHNGPYFCQRESVDEFDLAETIPGHSTARIGKLAEELKLVVVASLFEKRATGLYHNTAVVFDRSTAIAGKYRKMHIPDDPAFYEKFYFTPGDLGFDPIETSVGRLGVLVCWDQWYPEAARLMAQAGADLLLYPTAIGWDPQDDQGEKDRQREAWVTVQRGHAVANGLPLLSCNRTGFEADKAGVTNGIQFWGTSFVAGPQGEFLAQASTDQRELLIVDVDMARSEHVRRIWPFLRDRRIDAYSDLLKRFRD encoded by the coding sequence ATGACCCGCAAGACCCTCAAAGTCGCCCTGCTCCAGGAAACCGACCGTGGCAGCCGTGATGCCAATCTCGACGCCATTGAGGCCGGCCTGCGCGAAGCGGCAGCCAAGGGCGTGGAACTGGTGTTGCTGCAGGAGCTGCACAACGGCCCGTATTTCTGCCAGCGCGAGTCGGTGGACGAATTCGACCTGGCCGAAACCATTCCCGGCCACAGCACGGCACGCATCGGCAAGCTGGCCGAGGAGCTGAAGCTGGTGGTGGTGGCCTCGCTGTTCGAGAAGCGCGCCACCGGCCTGTATCACAACACCGCCGTGGTGTTTGACCGCTCGACCGCCATCGCGGGCAAGTACCGCAAGATGCACATCCCCGACGATCCGGCCTTCTACGAGAAGTTCTACTTCACGCCCGGCGACCTCGGTTTTGACCCCATCGAGACCTCGGTGGGTCGCCTCGGCGTGCTGGTGTGCTGGGACCAGTGGTATCCGGAAGCCGCGCGCCTGATGGCGCAGGCCGGCGCCGACCTGCTGCTCTATCCCACCGCCATCGGCTGGGATCCGCAGGACGACCAGGGCGAGAAGGACCGCCAGCGCGAGGCATGGGTGACCGTGCAGCGCGGCCACGCCGTGGCCAACGGGCTGCCCCTGCTCTCGTGCAACCGCACGGGGTTCGAGGCGGACAAGGCCGGCGTCACCAACGGCATCCAGTTCTGGGGCACCAGCTTCGTGGCCGGTCCGCAAGGCGAGTTCCTTGCGCAGGCCAGCACGGACCAGCGCGAACTGCTGATCGTGGACGTGGACATGGCGCGCAGCGAGCACGTGCGCCGCATCTGGCCGTTCCTGCGCGACCGTCGCATCGACGCCTACAGCGACCTGCTCAAGCGCTTCCGCGACTGA
- a CDS encoding agmatine deiminase family protein, whose amino-acid sequence MNDHSLRLPAEWEPQSAVLIAWPHADTDWADRLPDVETTYVALAAAVTRFQSLIIVVAGNELRLRVQALLTGEGVDLSKVRFVELPYDDTWLRDSGPITLKAEGDAFQLTDFRFTGWGGKFGADQDDALIAGLVQAGVFGKARHKRIDWALEGGGIESDGVGTVLTTWRCLAQRHPEQSREQMTEILSDSLHASRVLWLDYGYLEGDDTDAHIDTLARFAPGERIVYQACDDTTDPHYDELKRMGEELAALRTPEGKPYALYPLPWAKPIIDEGRRLAASYANYLIVNDAVLVPAYGDVVDDQAARIIGDAHPGREIVQVPCRPLIWQNGSLHCITMQLPAGIVES is encoded by the coding sequence ATGAATGACCATAGCCTTCGCCTTCCGGCGGAATGGGAGCCGCAGTCGGCCGTGCTGATTGCCTGGCCGCACGCCGATACCGACTGGGCCGACCGCCTTCCCGACGTGGAAACGACCTATGTGGCGCTTGCCGCCGCGGTCACGCGGTTCCAGTCGCTGATCATCGTGGTGGCCGGCAACGAGCTGCGCCTGCGCGTGCAGGCCTTGCTCACGGGCGAAGGCGTTGACCTGTCCAAGGTGCGTTTCGTCGAACTGCCGTATGACGACACCTGGCTGCGCGATTCGGGCCCGATCACGCTGAAGGCCGAGGGCGATGCCTTCCAGCTCACCGATTTCCGCTTCACCGGCTGGGGCGGAAAGTTCGGCGCCGATCAGGACGACGCGCTCATCGCCGGCCTGGTTCAGGCGGGTGTGTTCGGCAAGGCCAGGCACAAGCGCATCGACTGGGCGCTGGAAGGCGGCGGCATCGAGAGCGACGGCGTGGGCACGGTGCTCACCACCTGGCGTTGCCTGGCGCAGCGCCATCCGGAGCAGTCGCGCGAGCAGATGACCGAGATCCTGAGCGACAGCCTGCACGCCAGCCGCGTGCTGTGGCTGGACTACGGCTATCTCGAGGGCGACGACACCGACGCACACATCGACACACTGGCCCGTTTCGCGCCTGGCGAGCGCATCGTGTACCAGGCCTGCGACGACACCACCGACCCGCACTACGACGAACTCAAGCGCATGGGCGAGGAACTTGCCGCGCTGCGCACGCCCGAGGGCAAGCCGTATGCGTTGTATCCCCTGCCCTGGGCCAAGCCGATCATCGATGAGGGGCGCCGCCTGGCGGCCTCGTACGCCAACTACCTGATCGTCAATGACGCCGTGCTGGTGCCTGCCTATGGCGACGTGGTGGACGACCAGGCCGCCCGCATCATTGGCGATGCACACCCGGGCCGCGAGATCGTGCAGGTGCCCTGCCGTCCGCTGATCTGGCAGAACGGCAGCCTGCACTGCATCACCATGCAGCTGCCGGCCGGTATCGTCGAATCCTGA